The Sulfurihydrogenibium sp. genomic sequence GCCGGATTTTGATGAAGAAGAGTTTTTGAAAGCTCTTTATGATTATCAAAGCAGAGATAGGCGTTTTGGAAGAGTATGAAAGAATTCATTAAAAATTTATTAATTACCTTTGGAGTTATTCTTTTATTCTTTTTACCATTTCATCTTATAAAGCCATCGAATTCAAAGAATGAATATCCAATAAAAACCTTAGATATAAAGAACCTTGAACCTGCCATTGGCGTTGAAGGTGGAGAGCTAAAAAGGTCTTTGTCTGCAGATGCTAAAACGTTAAATCCGGTAATGGCACAAGAGACGAGCTCAACGGCAATAATAGGAATGTTGTTCAATGGGCTTACGAAAACAAATGTTAAAACACTACTACCAGAGCCAGATTTAGCAGAAAAGTGGGAAGTAAACAAAGACGGCACTGTATGGATTTTCCATCTAAGAGATGCAAAATGGTTTGATGGAAAGCCGGTCTCTGCCGATGATGTAGTCTTTACGTATAATCAAATTTACTACAATCCAAACATTCCATCTTCAGCTAAGGATGTTTTGACAGTTGAAGGCAAACCTTTTAAAGTGGAAAAAGTAGATGATAAAACAGTTAAATTTACACTTCCAAAGCCTTTTGCTGTTTTCTTAAATGCAGTTTCACAGCCAATTTTACCAAAGCATGTGTTAGAAAAATCAGTCAAAGAGGGAAAATTTCCATCTACTTGGACGGTTAACACAGACCCAACCCAAATAATCGGAACAGGTCCATATAAGCTTGTAAAATACGTTCAAGGTCAGTATGTAATATATGAAAGAAACCCTTATTACTGGGAAAAAGATGAAAAAGGTCAAAAATTACCATATATAGTATCTATAAAATCACAGATAATAAAAGACCCTGATGTTTCTTTAGTTAAATTTTTGTCAGGAGAGTCTGATATATACGGCGTAAGAGCTACCGATTTATCTAAGCTTTTAGAAAATGCAAAAAAAGGAGATTATACAATCTACAATCTTGGGGCTACACCTTCTACGTTGTTTTTATTTTTTAATCAAAATCCAAAAGCACCGATTGAAAAATACAAATTAAAATGGTTTCAAAACACAAAATTTAGACAAGCTATTTCATATGCAGTTGATAGGGAAGGAATAAAAAATATAGTTTACAATGGACTTGCAACGCCAATTTACACGGCAGTGACTCCGGCAGACAGAAGGCTTTATGATGAAAATTATTATCCAAAATACCCGTACAATCTTCAAAAAGCAAAAGAGATTTTATTATCTATCGGGTTTAAAGAAGGGAAGGACGGGTATTTGTACGATAATGAAGGTCATAAGCTAAGCTTTACGCTTATAACAAATGCAGGGAATAAAGAAAGAGAAGCAATTGGAAATATTTTAAAAGAAGATTTAAGAAAGATAGGGATTGAAGTAAACTTTCAAGGGCTTGATTTTAATAACTTAGTCTCAAAGCTAATGTCTAACTATGATTTTGAAGCTGTAATCATTGGATTAACCGGAAGTATGGACCCATATTTTAGCCAAAATGTATGGCTTTCGTCCGGTCATATGCA encodes the following:
- a CDS encoding ABC transporter substrate-binding protein; this encodes MKEFIKNLLITFGVILLFFLPFHLIKPSNSKNEYPIKTLDIKNLEPAIGVEGGELKRSLSADAKTLNPVMAQETSSTAIIGMLFNGLTKTNVKTLLPEPDLAEKWEVNKDGTVWIFHLRDAKWFDGKPVSADDVVFTYNQIYYNPNIPSSAKDVLTVEGKPFKVEKVDDKTVKFTLPKPFAVFLNAVSQPILPKHVLEKSVKEGKFPSTWTVNTDPTQIIGTGPYKLVKYVQGQYVIYERNPYYWEKDEKGQKLPYIVSIKSQIIKDPDVSLVKFLSGESDIYGVRATDLSKLLENAKKGDYTIYNLGATPSTLFLFFNQNPKAPIEKYKLKWFQNTKFRQAISYAVDREGIKNIVYNGLATPIYTAVTPADRRLYDENYYPKYPYNLQKAKEILLSIGFKEGKDGYLYDNEGHKLSFTLITNAGNKEREAIGNILKEDLRKIGIEVNFQGLDFNNLVSKLMSNYDFEAVIIGLTGSMDPYFSQNVWLSSGHMHMWNPKQQKPATDWEAEVDRLFNLAAVELDQNKRDELYKKAFKIIGEQQPMIFIVAPQEMVAVRNKLKNVFPTVWGWYKDEYVYIKE